The Chrysemys picta bellii isolate R12L10 chromosome 12, ASM1138683v2, whole genome shotgun sequence genome has a segment encoding these proteins:
- the LOC135974705 gene encoding uncharacterized protein LOC135974705, with the protein MESSQDRKRAPAWTEREVRDLLAIWGDEAVIAELRSSKRNGKVLEKISKAMKDRGHNRDTQQCRVKIKELRQAYHKAREANGRSGAEPQTCRYYAELHAILGGAATTTPTVCYDSLTGETHREDGSGNEEDDDDGGTVGSSQQQGSGETGFPNSQDMFVTLDLEPVTPELTQDPQGTQETSAANVSPSQRLVNIRKRKRRTRDEMFTELQMSAQADRAQQNAWRQSMTEMRKAQYEREERWRAESREEQSKWRAEDDRWRQLADRRQEAMLRLLEHQTDMLERMVELQERQQEQRPPLQPLCNQQPSSPSSIASSPRRPRTRWGGLRPPSHSTPDDRPSIRRLAFNKS; encoded by the exons atggagtcctcccaggatcgcaaaagagctccagcatggaccgaacgggaggtacgagatctgctcgccatatggggagatgaagcagtgatagctgaactccgtagcagtaaaagaaatggaaaagtattagaaaagatctccaaggccatgaaggaccgaggccataacagggacacacagcagtgccgcgtgaaaattaaggagctacggcaagcttaccacaaagccagagaagcaaacggaaggtccggggcagagccgcaaacttgccgctactacgcggagctgcatgcgatcctagggggtgcagccaccactaccccaaccgtgtgctatgactctctcactggagaaacacacagggaagacggttcggggaacgaggaggatgatgacgatggaggtactgtaggtagctcacagcagcaaggaagcggagaaaccggtttccccaacagccaggatatgtttgtgaccctggacctggaaccagtaacccccgaactcacccaagaccctcagggcacacaggagacctctg ctgcaaatgtttctccttcgcagaggctcgtgaacattagaaagagaaaacgtaggacgagggacgagatgttcacggagctgcagatgtccgcccaggctgatagagcacagcagaatgcgtggaggcagtcaatgacggagatgagaaaagcccaatatgaacgagaggagaggtggcgggctgaatcgcgggaagaacagagcaagtggcgggctgaagacgataggtggcgtcagcttgcagacagacggcaagaggcaatgctccgtctgctggagcatcaaactgatatgctcgagcgtatggttgagttgcaggaaaggcagcaggagcagagaccgccgctacagcccctgtgtaaccaacagccctcctccccaagttccatagcctcctcacccagacgcccaagaacacggtgggggggcctccgtccacccagtcactccaccccagatgatcgcccaagcatcagaaggctggccttcaataagagttaa